GGCGTACTCCTGTGCCGCTACCACCACGTCACCGTCCACCACAAAGGATGGCAAGTCCGCATGGGAGCACACGGCCACCCCGAATACGTACCGCCAGAGTGGGTGGATCGACAGCAGAGAATCCTTCGGCCCTGAGAGCCGAACGTGGGCGGGGATCGCGGCGTCACTCCCCGACCGCACCGTCGGCCAGTTCGCGGGCGACGTCGAGGTGACCCGCGTGCCGGGCGTACTCCTGCAACACGTGGAAGAGGATCCAGCCCATCGATGGCTGGGCGTCCACGTCCGCCGGGAACCTGCCGCCGAGCGCTGACAGGTCCGAGAGTGCTGCACCGGCCGCGATCTCCCTCGATCGCGCCACCTGCACGTGGAACGCAACCAGTACGTCGTCCACGGACTCGTCGGGATCCACCCGCCAGCGGCCGTCCGGCCCGTCGTCCGCCCACGGGTCGTCGACCTGCTCGGCCAGGAAGCCCCAGACCAGCCAGCGGCGT
The genomic region above belongs to Actinopolymorpha sp. NPDC004070 and contains:
- a CDS encoding DinB family protein, with the protein product MTEPSEPDYALSDPHDLLVGFLDYYRDVVLRKLDGLSEEELRTSRLPSGWTPLQLLKHLTHVERRWLVWGFLAEQVDDPWADDGPDGRWRVDPDESVDDVLVAFHVQVARSREIAAGAALSDLSALGGRFPADVDAQPSMGWILFHVLQEYARHAGHLDVARELADGAVGE